In Halovivax gelatinilyticus, the following are encoded in one genomic region:
- a CDS encoding Mrp/NBP35 family ATP-binding protein encodes MDEDAVRERLAGIDDPTLGDDIVSLGLVNDVTVDEDTVRVDLALGAPYSPAETQLAGAVRQALATDGYEVDLSASVPGRDDQVADDTVLPNVKNVIAVASGKGGVGKSTVAVNLAAGLSQLGARVGLFDADIYGPNVPRMVDADEPPMATEEETLVPPEKYGVKLMSMAFLTGTDDPVIWRGPMVHKVITQLTEDVEWGHLDYLVVDLPPGTGDTQLTMLQTMPVTGAVIVTTPQDVALDDARKGLEMFGKHETVVLGILENMATFACPDCGGEHDIFGSGGGEAFAETHEMPFIGSIPLDPTVRVGGDSGRPIVLEDGETAEAFRRATDTVADNVGIVHRRAIADSTTSTQPTPER; translated from the coding sequence ATGGACGAGGATGCGGTACGCGAACGGCTCGCCGGGATCGACGACCCGACCCTCGGCGACGATATCGTCTCGCTCGGTCTCGTAAACGACGTCACCGTCGACGAGGATACCGTACGCGTAGATCTTGCACTCGGCGCACCTTACTCGCCGGCCGAAACGCAACTCGCCGGGGCGGTCCGCCAGGCGCTCGCGACCGACGGCTACGAGGTCGACCTCTCCGCGAGCGTTCCCGGACGTGACGACCAGGTCGCCGACGATACGGTACTTCCGAACGTCAAGAACGTCATCGCCGTCGCCTCCGGGAAGGGTGGCGTCGGCAAGTCGACGGTGGCGGTGAACCTCGCGGCGGGACTCTCCCAGCTTGGTGCGCGGGTCGGGCTCTTCGACGCGGACATCTACGGGCCGAACGTCCCACGGATGGTCGACGCCGACGAACCGCCGATGGCGACCGAAGAGGAGACGCTCGTCCCCCCCGAGAAGTACGGCGTCAAGCTGATGAGCATGGCGTTTCTCACGGGCACGGACGATCCGGTCATCTGGCGGGGACCGATGGTTCACAAAGTGATTACGCAACTAACCGAGGACGTCGAGTGGGGCCACCTCGACTACCTCGTCGTCGACCTTCCGCCCGGCACCGGTGATACACAGTTGACGATGCTCCAGACGATGCCCGTCACGGGTGCCGTGATCGTCACCACACCCCAGGACGTCGCGCTCGACGACGCTCGCAAGGGCCTCGAGATGTTCGGAAAACACGAAACGGTCGTTCTCGGCATTCTAGAGAACATGGCGACGTTCGCCTGTCCCGACTGCGGCGGCGAACACGACATCTTCGGCTCCGGCGGCGGCGAAGCGTTCGCCGAGACCCACGAAATGCCGTTTATCGGATCGATTCCGCTCGATCCGACCGTCCGTGTGGGCGGAGATTCCGGACGGCCGATCGTCCTCGAAGACGGCGAGACCGCCGAGGCGTTCCGCCGGGCGACCGACACCGTCGCCGACAACGTCGGTATCGTCCATCGGCGTGCGATCGCCGATTCGACGACGTCCACCCAACCGACACCGGAGCGCTGA
- a CDS encoding uracil-DNA glycosylase, which yields MDEACRNCPELCDTRTHVVHGYGDVAADFLVIGSEPSEVADRTGVPFAGDEFSALARMLARLGLCDLTSDPATPRLVDVYLTHLTRCRHPDRPPSDDEIDACEPYLDAEIRMINPELLIPVGQRALSLIGAAYTTRSPDSLRIDDVHATPIRGRGFELVPMCDPATASEDERDEWVHAFAEIMASDYRQTKGRRER from the coding sequence ATGGACGAGGCCTGTCGCAACTGTCCCGAGCTGTGTGACACCCGGACGCACGTGGTCCACGGCTACGGCGATGTCGCGGCGGATTTCCTCGTCATCGGTTCCGAGCCGAGCGAGGTCGCAGACCGAACGGGCGTCCCGTTCGCCGGCGACGAGTTCTCTGCACTCGCCAGGATGCTCGCCCGACTCGGCCTCTGCGATCTAACGAGCGATCCAGCGACGCCCCGGCTGGTCGACGTCTACCTGACGCATCTCACGCGGTGTCGACACCCCGACCGACCGCCGAGCGACGACGAGATCGACGCGTGCGAGCCCTACCTCGACGCCGAGATCAGGATGATCAACCCGGAACTGCTGATTCCCGTCGGACAGCGCGCGCTGTCACTGATCGGCGCCGCGTACACGACGCGTTCACCGGACTCGTTACGCATCGACGACGTACACGCCACTCCGATTCGCGGGCGCGGATTCGAACTCGTCCCGATGTGCGATCCGGCAACCGCGAGCGAGGACGAACGGGACGAGTGGGTCCACGCGTTCGCCGAGATAATGGCCTCCGATTACCGGCAAACGAAGGGTCGTCGCGAACGGTGA
- the citE gene encoding L-malyl-CoA/beta-methylmalyl-CoA lyase, producing MIEPRTRLCRSFQTAPAAVAKADTAKYLRSGLTSEGFEAPDWLVPDFEDGTAPGMKAEAVENAVELVADTSFSGEIWPRVEWSYARSALRDRGRDQIDTLVRELADEIDGVVVPKLGGLEDFERVDAILSELESRYGVPEGSVDLAIILETARARTSLREIAGRGSDTRLSAIVFGPVDYTAELGGRDLGDGRPSWSGLLESLSNETSANGLIGIGGPFDELYVTRAGVGAYNADGYASQIEREAHLGLDGSWSLHPKQTIQANHVHMPTPSELEMALSRIERANAAIAEGTGAVAIDGRMIDEATLKNYRNTIRTVQSIDARHPEQSTTRYDDPLIDRARTIDVDGSDG from the coding sequence ATGATTGAACCACGCACACGACTCTGTCGCAGTTTCCAGACCGCACCGGCCGCCGTCGCGAAGGCTGACACGGCGAAGTACCTCCGCTCCGGACTCACGTCCGAGGGATTCGAAGCACCCGACTGGCTCGTCCCCGACTTCGAGGACGGAACGGCCCCAGGGATGAAAGCGGAGGCGGTGGAAAACGCGGTAGAACTGGTCGCTGATACCTCGTTCAGCGGCGAGATCTGGCCCCGCGTCGAGTGGAGTTACGCACGATCGGCACTCCGGGATCGCGGGCGCGATCAGATCGATACCCTCGTTCGCGAACTGGCCGACGAAATCGACGGCGTCGTCGTTCCGAAACTCGGCGGTCTGGAGGACTTCGAACGCGTCGACGCGATCCTGTCCGAACTCGAATCTCGCTACGGGGTTCCCGAGGGGTCGGTCGATCTCGCGATCATCCTCGAAACCGCACGAGCGCGCACGTCGCTGAGAGAAATCGCCGGGCGCGGGTCCGATACCCGGCTTTCGGCCATCGTGTTCGGACCCGTCGACTACACCGCCGAACTGGGCGGGCGCGATCTCGGCGACGGCCGACCGTCGTGGTCGGGATTGCTCGAATCGCTCTCGAACGAAACCAGCGCGAACGGATTGATCGGAATCGGGGGCCCGTTCGACGAACTGTACGTGACCAGAGCCGGCGTGGGCGCGTACAACGCCGACGGCTACGCGTCCCAGATCGAACGCGAGGCCCATCTCGGACTCGATGGCTCCTGGTCGTTGCACCCGAAACAGACGATACAGGCGAATCACGTTCACATGCCGACTCCGTCAGAACTCGAGATGGCACTCTCGCGAATCGAACGAGCGAACGCGGCCATCGCCGAGGGAACCGGGGCCGTCGCCATCGACGGCCGGATGATCGACGAGGCCACCCTCAAAAACTACCGAAACACGATCAGAACCGTCCAGTCGATCGACGCGCGACACCCCGAGCAATCGACCACGCGATACGACGACCCGCTGATCGACCGCGCTCGAACGATCGATGTCGATGGGTCCGACGGGTAG
- a CDS encoding acyl dehydratase, with translation MIEWTDPSVFEAAIREVETLEKGNFAEAFSEGDRIEHEPGLRLSRWGNEAWMSQTLNHDPAYWRTAGSTMHDADAPPIHPDYLLATTLGATVEDLSEKGGYFLGRTDVRFPGHPVELGTELTVASEVRSVERSRSRPEYAIVTWRTNGRDAATDELLCSYERTNMIPRRPDAADVATEEASDELDADSSGDERQEPDAGDGSADLESASKSPSLGPFVTPAGPYFEDFVAAVGEAASTDGTVAYQHERGRTLDDVTVTSLPLATLNTAKQHHNADAMAETPSGGVVAYGDVTRSIALAHARSDEVTLREVGYEDESFHTFVRPGDTIYTFTRVLDVGPTLGADVLDSTVDGPPLDAVIESASVDADEREPDARRERRGDDAAVAGVVRFQHIAYNQRDRPVYSGSRTALIATRRDERTRTIHQ, from the coding sequence ATGATTGAGTGGACCGATCCGTCGGTCTTCGAAGCGGCGATACGAGAGGTGGAGACGCTCGAGAAGGGCAATTTCGCCGAGGCGTTTTCGGAGGGCGATCGGATCGAACACGAACCTGGTCTGCGACTGTCCCGCTGGGGAAACGAGGCGTGGATGAGTCAGACGCTCAATCACGACCCCGCCTACTGGCGGACGGCGGGTTCGACGATGCACGACGCCGACGCACCGCCGATCCATCCGGACTACCTGTTGGCGACGACCCTCGGCGCGACGGTCGAGGATTTGAGCGAGAAAGGAGGCTACTTTCTCGGACGGACCGACGTACGATTTCCGGGCCACCCGGTCGAACTGGGCACCGAACTGACCGTCGCGAGCGAGGTCCGCTCGGTCGAGCGCTCCCGATCGAGACCGGAGTACGCGATCGTCACCTGGCGGACGAACGGCCGTGACGCCGCGACGGACGAGTTGCTGTGCTCGTACGAACGGACGAACATGATTCCCCGCCGGCCTGACGCTGCCGATGTCGCCACCGAGGAGGCGTCCGACGAGCTGGATGCGGATTCGAGCGGCGACGAACGACAGGAACCGGATGCGGGTGACGGATCCGCCGATCTCGAATCGGCGTCGAAATCACCGTCACTCGGTCCCTTCGTCACACCCGCTGGTCCCTACTTCGAGGACTTCGTTGCGGCCGTCGGCGAGGCCGCATCTACGGACGGAACCGTCGCGTATCAACACGAGCGCGGGCGAACGCTCGACGACGTCACGGTCACGTCGCTCCCCCTCGCGACGCTGAACACGGCGAAACAGCACCACAACGCGGACGCGATGGCCGAGACTCCGTCAGGCGGTGTCGTCGCCTACGGCGACGTGACTCGATCGATCGCACTCGCCCACGCGCGTTCTGACGAAGTGACCCTCCGCGAAGTGGGATACGAGGACGAGTCATTTCACACGTTCGTCAGGCCGGGTGACACCATCTACACGTTCACACGTGTCCTCGACGTCGGGCCGACGCTTGGTGCAGACGTGCTCGACTCGACTGTGGATGGCCCGCCGCTCGATGCGGTGATCGAGTCCGCTTCGGTCGATGCGGACGAACGTGAACCTGACGCCCGCCGGGAACGACGTGGAGACGACGCGGCCGTCGCCGGCGTCGTTCGATTCCAGCACATCGCGTACAATCAACGCGATCGGCCGGTCTACTCCGGCAGCCGAACGGCACTCATCGCCACGCGACGCGACGAACGGACGCGAACGATTCATCAATAA
- a CDS encoding methylaspartate ammonia-lyase: protein MIVESITATPGVSGFFVDDQRAITAGAQRDGFAYRGEPVTPGFDRIRQPGTSLVVTIECSDGTSLRGDCVTVQYSGAGGRDPVFDPTAQRSTVEDELGPRLLGRDLEAFASNVELVESVSVDDRQLHSAVRYGVSQALCAGAARARRTTMTDVLAAHVGSDPATVPIPVFGQSGANRYTNAEKMILAGVPVLPHGLFNARTVFGNRGEGLRTYLEWLADRIDDLGADDYEPTIHVDIYGLLGSCFGSPYDRSSVVKFVASLEAAARPYDLQLEGPMDAGGRAEQIRAMAELGDGLASAGVDVDLVADEWCNTEADVRAFVDAGAADLVQVKTPDLGGVHRSASAVRYCDGTETRAYLGGTCNETETSARVSAHVALATEPAQILAKPGMGVTAGYAVVENEMRRTIARRETRRLEAVSDD, encoded by the coding sequence GTGATCGTCGAATCGATCACCGCAACCCCCGGCGTCTCCGGGTTTTTCGTCGACGACCAGCGGGCGATCACGGCCGGGGCACAACGAGACGGATTCGCCTATCGCGGCGAGCCGGTGACGCCCGGATTCGACCGGATCCGACAGCCAGGTACCTCGCTCGTCGTGACGATCGAGTGTTCGGACGGCACCAGTCTTAGGGGTGACTGCGTGACCGTCCAGTACAGTGGTGCCGGCGGGCGGGATCCGGTGTTCGACCCGACGGCCCAGCGCTCGACGGTCGAAGACGAACTCGGACCGCGATTGCTCGGACGCGATCTGGAAGCGTTCGCCTCGAACGTCGAACTCGTCGAATCAGTCAGCGTCGATGATCGTCAACTTCACTCGGCGGTTCGGTACGGCGTCTCGCAGGCCCTCTGTGCTGGCGCCGCCCGCGCTCGACGGACGACGATGACCGACGTCCTCGCCGCCCACGTCGGTTCCGATCCGGCGACGGTGCCGATCCCAGTTTTCGGCCAGTCGGGAGCCAATCGCTATACGAACGCAGAAAAGATGATTCTCGCCGGCGTTCCGGTGCTTCCACACGGATTGTTCAACGCCCGTACGGTGTTCGGCAACCGTGGTGAGGGGCTTCGAACCTATCTCGAGTGGCTCGCCGATCGAATCGACGACCTCGGGGCCGACGACTACGAACCGACGATTCACGTCGATATCTACGGGCTACTCGGCTCCTGTTTCGGATCACCGTACGACAGATCGTCGGTCGTCAAGTTCGTCGCTTCGCTAGAGGCGGCGGCCCGGCCGTACGACCTGCAGCTCGAGGGTCCGATGGATGCGGGCGGTCGCGCCGAACAGATACGCGCGATGGCCGAACTCGGGGACGGACTCGCGTCGGCCGGCGTCGACGTCGACCTGGTGGCCGACGAGTGGTGTAACACCGAAGCCGACGTCCGCGCGTTCGTCGACGCGGGCGCGGCCGATCTGGTGCAAGTGAAGACCCCGGACCTCGGGGGCGTCCACCGAAGCGCGTCGGCGGTTCGATACTGCGACGGAACGGAGACCAGGGCGTACCTCGGCGGGACGTGCAACGAGACCGAAACGTCGGCCCGAGTGAGCGCACACGTTGCGCTCGCGACGGAACCCGCACAGATTCTCGCGAAACCAGGGATGGGCGTTACGGCGGGGTACGCGGTCGTCGAAAACGAGATGCGACGGACGATAGCCAGGCGCGAGACACGTCGTCTGGAGGCCGTGTCGGATGATTGA
- a CDS encoding methylaspartate mutase subunit E yields the protein MVRDETLSREELHRIDEEVRSTWPTGAEIDVEDALAFHDALPAEKHFATVLESADRPLLQPRAGVACLDDQIELLQYLRETGGADLLPTTIDSYTRDNEYRNAQEGLERARKSDSNALNGFPAVNHGVESCRRLIESVEGPIEVRHGTPDARLLAAIAFASGFQSFEGGPISYTIPYTNRHDLSTTIEYWQYVDRLAGLYTAQGVRINREPFGPLTGTLVPPSIAIAIMIVEGLLAATQGVRSLTLGYGQIGNVVQDVAALGALRTLGEEYLPDSVRVTTVFHEWMGGFPPDEARASGVIGLGGVTAAIAKPDKVITKSPQEFTGVPTKEANAAGVRTTRQLLDMAIEQAIDLNGVEDEQALIERETRCLLDAVFDLGDGDVAVGTVRAFETGALDVPFAPSDCAKGAVLPARDDDGRVRLFDAGNLALDPEIIEIHAARLERRGEVENRAPSFRMVADDVDAISNGTLIGRPAETGGGGLR from the coding sequence ATGGTACGCGACGAGACGCTATCACGGGAGGAACTGCACCGAATCGACGAGGAAGTGCGATCCACCTGGCCGACAGGCGCGGAGATCGACGTCGAAGACGCGCTCGCCTTTCACGACGCGTTACCCGCCGAGAAGCACTTTGCGACCGTGCTCGAGTCGGCAGACCGGCCGCTCTTACAACCGCGAGCCGGCGTCGCCTGTCTCGACGATCAGATCGAGTTACTGCAATACCTTCGCGAGACCGGCGGCGCTGATCTGCTCCCGACGACGATCGACTCGTACACGCGTGACAACGAATATCGGAACGCCCAGGAGGGGCTCGAACGCGCACGAAAATCGGATTCGAACGCGCTGAACGGGTTTCCGGCCGTCAATCACGGCGTCGAGAGCTGTCGGCGGTTGATCGAATCCGTCGAGGGACCGATCGAGGTTCGACACGGCACGCCCGACGCGCGCCTGCTCGCTGCGATCGCGTTCGCCAGCGGATTCCAGAGCTTCGAGGGCGGGCCCATCTCCTACACCATTCCGTACACCAACCGTCACGATCTCTCGACGACGATCGAGTACTGGCAGTACGTCGACCGGTTGGCTGGTCTCTACACGGCCCAGGGCGTCCGGATCAATCGAGAACCGTTCGGTCCGCTCACCGGAACGCTCGTCCCGCCATCGATCGCGATCGCGATCATGATCGTCGAGGGGTTACTCGCGGCGACCCAGGGCGTCCGCTCGCTGACGCTCGGCTACGGCCAGATCGGAAACGTCGTCCAGGACGTCGCGGCGTTAGGGGCCCTTCGAACCCTCGGCGAAGAATATCTCCCCGATTCAGTTCGCGTGACGACCGTCTTTCACGAGTGGATGGGCGGATTCCCGCCGGACGAGGCGCGAGCGAGCGGCGTCATCGGCCTCGGAGGCGTCACCGCGGCCATCGCGAAACCGGACAAGGTGATCACCAAATCACCCCAGGAGTTCACGGGCGTTCCGACGAAGGAGGCGAACGCGGCCGGGGTACGGACGACGAGACAGCTCCTCGATATGGCGATCGAACAGGCGATCGATCTGAACGGCGTCGAAGACGAGCAGGCGCTGATCGAACGCGAGACGCGGTGTCTGCTGGACGCCGTGTTCGACCTCGGCGACGGCGACGTCGCTGTCGGGACCGTACGGGCTTTCGAAACGGGGGCGCTCGACGTGCCGTTCGCGCCCAGTGACTGTGCGAAGGGAGCGGTGCTTCCCGCGCGAGACGACGACGGCCGGGTCAGACTGTTCGACGCCGGGAATCTCGCGCTCGACCCCGAGATCATCGAGATCCACGCGGCACGACTCGAACGACGCGGCGAGGTCGAAAACCGAGCACCGTCGTTTCGCATGGTCGCCGACGACGTGGACGCGATCAGTAACGGCACGCTCATCGGACGGCCCGCCGAGACGGGTGGAGGTGGTCTGCGGTGA
- the glmS gene encoding methylaspartate mutase subunit S — MAPTVVLGVIGSDAHVVGVTILERALIADGFDVVNLGVQTTQAEFVEAASDRDAEAILVSSLYGHAEQDCAGFHDRLDAADVDVVTYIGGNLSVGQNDFDRTRTTFEALGFDRVFDAETDPSEAIRSLRLDLAVQTTESDRLTVRS; from the coding sequence ATGGCACCTACTGTCGTTCTCGGGGTCATCGGCTCCGACGCACACGTCGTCGGCGTGACGATACTCGAACGCGCGCTGATCGCCGACGGGTTCGACGTCGTGAACCTCGGCGTCCAGACGACGCAGGCCGAATTCGTCGAAGCTGCGTCCGACCGCGACGCGGAGGCGATCCTGGTCTCGTCGCTGTACGGCCACGCAGAACAAGATTGCGCCGGCTTTCACGACCGACTCGACGCTGCCGACGTCGACGTGGTGACGTACATCGGAGGCAACCTCTCGGTCGGGCAGAACGACTTCGATCGGACGCGAACGACGTTCGAAGCACTCGGGTTCGATCGGGTCTTCGACGCGGAAACGGATCCATCGGAGGCGATTCGTTCGCTCCGACTCGACCTCGCCGTTCAAACGACCGAATCCGATCGGCTCACGGTGCGCTCGTGA
- the mct gene encoding succinyl-CoA:mesaconate CoA-transferase, whose protein sequence is MGALSDVRVVDLTQVLAGPYCTMLLADMGADVVKVERPGGDLIRSSPPHLDDPEAEPYGGYFQSVNRGKRSIELDLGADDDRETFLELVETADVVVENYRVGTMESFDLAYETLAERNPELIYASIRGFGDPRTGETDRQGQPSFDIIAQALGGVMEITGAEDGPPMKVGPGIGDLFTATLNCIGILGALHHRERTGEGQYVDTAMYDSMLSMTERAIYLQSYQGSPPTRCGNAHPTLFPYNAFAVADGYVVVSAFGTNHWRALCDGIDRPDLADAYPRPADRLEHREEIHAELTEWMATHTTDDVVDRLEGSVPVAPVQDTDAIFGDPHVHEREMLYEVDQPGAGETVDIAGSAIKMSKTNPKPRGRAPLLDEHREELLAELAAQHEAISEK, encoded by the coding sequence ATGGGAGCACTCTCGGACGTGCGCGTCGTCGATCTGACACAGGTTCTGGCCGGTCCGTACTGCACGATGCTTCTCGCCGACATGGGCGCGGACGTCGTCAAAGTCGAACGACCGGGCGGCGACCTCATCCGCTCGAGTCCCCCGCACCTCGACGATCCGGAGGCCGAGCCGTACGGCGGCTACTTCCAGAGCGTCAATCGGGGGAAACGAAGCATCGAACTCGACCTCGGGGCCGACGACGACCGGGAGACGTTTCTGGAACTGGTCGAAACGGCGGACGTCGTCGTCGAGAATTACCGCGTCGGAACGATGGAATCGTTCGACCTCGCCTACGAGACGCTCGCCGAGAGAAATCCCGAACTGATCTACGCCTCGATTCGCGGGTTCGGTGATCCACGGACCGGCGAAACGGACAGACAGGGGCAACCGTCGTTCGACATCATCGCCCAGGCGCTCGGCGGCGTGATGGAGATCACCGGTGCCGAAGACGGTCCGCCGATGAAAGTGGGACCGGGCATCGGCGATCTGTTCACCGCGACGCTAAACTGCATCGGCATCCTCGGCGCGCTCCACCACCGAGAGCGAACCGGCGAGGGGCAGTACGTGGACACTGCGATGTACGACTCGATGCTCAGTATGACCGAACGTGCCATCTACCTCCAGTCCTATCAGGGCTCGCCGCCGACGCGCTGTGGGAACGCCCACCCCACGCTCTTTCCATACAACGCGTTCGCGGTCGCGGACGGCTACGTCGTCGTCTCCGCCTTCGGGACGAACCACTGGCGAGCGCTTTGTGACGGGATCGACCGACCCGACCTCGCCGACGCCTACCCGCGACCGGCGGACCGCCTCGAACACCGCGAGGAGATTCACGCCGAACTCACCGAGTGGATGGCAACGCACACGACCGACGACGTCGTCGACCGACTCGAAGGATCGGTCCCGGTCGCCCCCGTCCAGGACACGGACGCGATCTTCGGCGACCCACACGTTCACGAGCGAGAGATGTTATACGAGGTCGATCAGCCGGGAGCGGGTGAGACGGTCGACATCGCCGGGAGCGCCATCAAAATGTCGAAGACGAATCCGAAACCGCGCGGGCGAGCGCCGCTGCTCGATGAACACCGCGAGGAACTACTCGCCGAACTCGCCGCACAACACGAAGCGATCTCCGAAAAGTAA
- a CDS encoding DUF5785 family protein, producing MDWPHDPDGEDGSEGRRKYDMAVIAKKVDEEEDFPLSGDEFVEEYGDDPIRVNYQRVVSLADIFEYVEPTEFETITDMHQAVGDAMRAGDFWEYHPKGSSPEKKSA from the coding sequence ATGGACTGGCCGCACGACCCCGACGGCGAGGACGGAAGCGAGGGGCGACGGAAGTACGACATGGCCGTTATCGCGAAGAAAGTCGACGAAGAGGAGGACTTCCCGCTCTCGGGCGATGAGTTCGTCGAGGAGTACGGTGACGATCCCATCCGGGTCAATTACCAGCGCGTCGTCTCACTCGCCGACATCTTCGAGTACGTCGAGCCGACCGAATTCGAGACCATCACCGACATGCACCAGGCCGTCGGCGACGCAATGCGCGCCGGCGACTTCTGGGAGTATCACCCCAAAGGCTCGTCGCCGGAGAAGAAATCGGCCTGA
- a CDS encoding GTP cyclohydrolase III: MTNTQVTLVQIDNYGPWTVTPEPRREADLQTLQSRLYADISQFVGARGGYVFFTRFDNMVAVTNGLDTTDHELLQESIGNRYPVTLSLGLGVGSTPVLALEEATAVVQNAGSAQDETRREILGGDTVDDRDRTDADVQIAHFDVVDATGEYTDALNAYDSFIEIEQGYASLMRYMRTEYDSLSFFVGGDNIIAACPSLDRSEYVDAIEHVRSTVDVDLRVGVGRGACAQTAGMAAKHALERCRENGSLVDVGVEDAPVSHD, from the coding sequence GTGACGAACACGCAGGTAACGCTCGTTCAAATCGACAACTACGGACCGTGGACGGTCACACCCGAACCGAGGCGTGAAGCGGACCTCCAGACGTTGCAATCGCGTCTGTACGCGGACATCTCGCAGTTCGTCGGCGCCAGGGGCGGCTACGTCTTCTTCACCCGCTTCGACAACATGGTCGCCGTGACCAACGGCCTCGATACGACCGACCACGAACTCCTTCAAGAATCGATCGGTAACCGATATCCGGTGACACTCAGTCTCGGCCTCGGAGTCGGGTCGACGCCGGTCCTCGCGCTCGAGGAGGCGACCGCCGTCGTCCAGAACGCCGGCAGCGCACAGGACGAAACGCGACGAGAGATCCTCGGCGGTGACACCGTCGACGACAGAGATCGAACCGACGCGGACGTCCAGATCGCTCACTTCGACGTCGTGGACGCGACCGGCGAGTACACGGACGCACTGAACGCCTACGACAGTTTCATCGAGATCGAACAGGGCTACGCATCGCTCATGCGATACATGCGAACCGAGTACGACAGTCTCTCGTTCTTCGTCGGCGGCGACAACATCATCGCCGCGTGTCCGTCACTCGATCGATCCGAGTACGTAGACGCGATCGAACACGTTCGTTCCACCGTCGACGTCGACCTCCGCGTGGGAGTGGGACGGGGTGCGTGCGCCCAGACGGCCGGGATGGCTGCCAAACACGCGCTCGAACGCTGTCGGGAGAACGGCTCGCTCGTCGACGTCGGCGTAGAAGACGCCCCGGTGTCTCACGACTAA
- a CDS encoding CBS domain-containing protein, protein MESDLSVRDVLTKAYVGVSESDSVHGAVELMRTERAGSVLVVRGQQPVGIMTEWDVLGVVADERDPANVEIGAVMSSPVITIEPDRSLTDAADIMARDNIRNLVVTDEAGIVGILTQRDVIAAAGSFPGTTVSEGSELTVAPNASVEESQQRSNSGTEYSSQSICETCGSLADSLFETNGQLVCTDCRSV, encoded by the coding sequence ATGGAATCGGACCTGTCGGTCAGGGATGTTTTGACGAAAGCATACGTTGGCGTGAGCGAATCCGACAGTGTACACGGGGCGGTCGAACTGATGCGAACCGAGCGAGCGGGATCGGTGCTCGTCGTACGCGGACAGCAACCGGTCGGGATCATGACCGAGTGGGACGTACTCGGCGTGGTCGCCGACGAGCGAGATCCGGCGAATGTCGAAATCGGAGCGGTGATGTCGAGCCCCGTCATCACGATCGAGCCGGATCGATCGCTGACAGACGCCGCCGACATCATGGCGCGAGACAACATTCGAAATCTCGTCGTGACCGACGAAGCGGGTATCGTCGGCATTCTGACCCAGCGCGACGTCATCGCAGCCGCCGGATCGTTCCCCGGAACGACGGTCTCCGAAGGGTCTGAACTCACCGTCGCGCCGAACGCCTCCGTCGAGGAGTCTCAACAGCGGTCGAACAGTGGGACGGAGTACTCGAGTCAGAGCATCTGTGAGACCTGCGGATCGCTCGCCGATTCACTGTTCGAGACGAACGGCCAACTCGTCTGTACGGACTGTCGATCGGTCTGA